The genomic window TTTACATTTTGTAGTTGCATAGTAAAAATTACCATCAGGATTTCCCTTTAAAAAATCTTCATAACTATCCCATTCTTTAATTTTTACTAAATGCCAATAATCAAGTCCTGCTCTTTTAACATTTTTTTCATCTAAAGAAAAACCAAGAGGTTTTATAAGATGAAGAGTTGAATTTGTAAGTACACAAGAACGTCCAATATTTCCTGTATTATAAGGAATTTCTGGCTCATATAAAACTATATTCATATATCCTCCTAAAATAAATTATTTGTTTTATTATTTTTACATTACATTTTAACATATTTTTTAAATAATATCATTAACTTTTATAAATTTATACTAATAAATAATTTACAAAAAATTAAAGAGGTGTTGTATTTTATAAATTATTAATAATAAATAAAATTTACAACACCTTATTATTAAAAATTAATTTTTATCCTATGCTTCCATATATCATACCAAGAATTAATACTAAAGCTGTGCCTGGTACAAATAAATATTTTCCAATAGCTAAAACATATTTTCCTTTTTTACTAGTAGCTCCTTTATCTATTTCATCTATAATTTTTTGATTATCCATAAAGAAATAATAGAAGAATAAAACAATTAAAGCTCCTAAAGGAATTAATATTACAGACATAAAATCAGCAAATTTTCCAAATAAATTCATATTCAAATCAAGTGGAATACCAATTAATACTAAAATAGTTCC from Fusobacterium perfoetens ATCC 29250 includes these protein-coding regions:
- a CDS encoding tRNA (cytidine(34)-2'-O)-methyltransferase; amino-acid sequence: MNIVLYEPEIPYNTGNIGRSCVLTNSTLHLIKPLGFSLDEKNVKRAGLDYWHLVKIKEWDSYEDFLKGNPDGNFYYATTKCKNRYCDVKFKENDFIIFGPESRGLPKEILDANPDKCITIPMIEMGRSLNLSNSAAIILYEALRQTDFNFGE